Part of the Henckelia pumila isolate YLH828 chromosome 2, ASM3356847v2, whole genome shotgun sequence genome is shown below.
CGAGATTTAATCATACTATTTTATGCATCTTGATCTGTTTTAATGTAGTTTAAGTAATTGCAATGTCATAAATCGTGTCGTTACTATATGTTTTAACATGTTTCATAatgcatgaaaaaatatttccaaaaaaatgAGCCTTTTGAGGTTGAATTTTCAAATTAGTACAGTCATTGTTCTAAATGACAGTCGAGGTAGCCACCTAGGCGGGAGCCCACCATCGACCACACCACCTTAGCCTTAGACGGTTTTGTAGGCGGTCAAAGGTGAGCCGGGGTGGGCGAGGTAGGCGATGCAGACAAAagtcaataaatttttttaaaaaaacttaacaGTAATACATTACACACTTTCTATTCAAAACACAATAGTCATCTTAATCACCAGATGTAGTTTATGCATATATTGTATGATTATATgtaatcatgcataaaaaatagtaaaaaaaatcaCTGCTTAGAAGGTAACCATTCCCTGACCGCCTCGCCACCGCCCACCATCACTTACAACACTGAGTACAGTATTTTGAAACTCGACAAAtgtaaattatgaattttaacATGAATCCAAAACTTTGAGTATGATGTACACGTACCTGCTCGAACACATCATAGGAATGAAATGCATGACAACTTCCCTGACTGAAATTACCACAAAATCCCTCAGGAGTTCCAAAGCTagcaaatttgattgaagagaTCTTTTGACCAGGTGCACATGAAAGATGAGCTTTAGGTGGCAAAGGTTCGTTCACTTTTCCTGAtgctttcatttgccaattcacTAAGGTTGGCTGCCACTCATATATGTTTGCACATACGCTTTCTACTTCTCGTTTGGCCAACAAAATCCCATCAGGATTCCCTCCCCATTCTTCAAACACAACCAATAGATTTCCCGATGGATAGAGCCATGACCGAGGGACATGATACCTGAAAAATACCAGCCCTTTCTCAGAAAAATATGTTGTATCTGAGACAGAAATACATTGGTGCCTCGTAGATATTCCTATTACCATCTTTGAGAAGCTTCATTGCAGTTACTTAAACATTTTTTCTCGTCAAACCAACCAGAATAATTACAGGCACTACAATTGCCGCCTAATGCTTTGTATTGATTCCAATAGCGTCCAATGCTCTGCCCATTTATCCAAACCTGGCCCTTACTCATGGTATTCATATCTATTGCCAATGGTTCATTTCCATCCAAGGAGTCAAAAGTAGCCttcaaaaatcaataatatatcaaaatgtCCTGGCTCCAGTAGTGTGAAAATATTACAATAGAAGAAAATTGATCCAAAAGCTAATTTGATGATTATGATGGAGGTTAATAAGTCGAAGACTCGAATGTAAGCTTTATTGTAAGAGAAAAAACTGActttattttacaaaataatgaGAATAATATTAACATCTTTTGAAGGGAAACTCATTTGTTTGAATGTTTTCAAGTGTTTAAAAACTCTGAGGGaggtggtttttttttttaacccaTGGTTCCTGGAACCACATCATCCCTAGACTAATAAAAAATCAAGCCAATTTAGACACATGAAGGGGACTCCAATCATAAGATTGAACTCAAAGTCTTACTTTAGGGGAATTGTGACACATATTTTGATCTTCAGATTATATAAATTCATTTACTTCAATATCATGAACCTACAATGAttaatgcatgaaaaatttaaatGGAATCATTTTACTGATTGATGAGTAGAAGCCAAGTATAAATATAAATGCTCTTATTCCATCATGTTTATGTAAGCATTATTGGgtcttaaataaaatacatgtTCAAACatatctgaaaatataaaatatccAAGAAATATTATCTCAACGTAGCATGGATTAGACTCATTTTAGTTAAGGACATGAAAAGGGCCAAAATTtataaaggaaaaaaatatcCACCTTGTACCACATCAATGGCTGCCTTTCAGTGACATATGCACTTTCAATCCATTCAACAGTTGAGCTTCCGCTGAGTGAATGAAGATTCAGAGCTTCTCCTTTCAGACCAACCTGTTATGGAACGTAATGAAAATGAATAGAATGAAAGATGCTAGCGGTCAGACCATTCTGCACATCCAAAAACTAACCTTGTAGGACCATTTTTGCCATGTTAAGTCTCGTTTACCCTCATTAAGACCACTAAGAGATACTGGACCAAGAACACCAGCATTCCATGTTTCAAAATGTGGACCAACATTCTGATCTCATTCACCCGAAAGGGAGAAAACATTAATAAATCATGAACTCAATGTGAGTTCTTCAAATATATCTGAAATGATATTCCAAGTCAAATAGATCATGGCATTGAATACAAGAGAGAGGGTAACCGTACATACCGGGAGACCAACAGCAATGCTTAGCAGAGAAAGTTTGTTGATTCCAGAGCTTAGCTTTACTTCTTGGCTAAAAGTTAGTCTGGGATTTTCGAGACTTCCATAGGCAGTTCCTGCAGAATTTAGATAATTATGATGAGAGTGACTGAAATAAAAGCTTGTATAAGAATATTTTATTGTCTCTGTTACTAAGTAGCTTTTACATTGTAGAAAAAAAAAGTCCACCCGTTAATTTCTCTTCTATGAAGACATGCAAGGCATGGCCTGCTGACAAGACCGTAAGAATAGGCCACTTTTCATCTGTCAAAAATCCTTCATTGGGGTCAATCTCCACTCTGGAACATAGAACCCAAAATGTAAGAACACAGAGGAAAATGAGGTGTATATTTTTTAAGGATTATTTTATAGTCTATGGGTGTGCACATTAAGGCGAATATGATGGCTTAAAGTCGCAATATACACACTTACTCTGTTAAATACCATAGATAATCAGTGTTGTCTCTTGTAGTATTTATCTGCTCCATCAACCCTATCGTGGTGAAAAAACTTTCATTTGAGGATGATATCTCTTCGTTGTATGTCAGCCAAGAAAATCCTTTGACAACAGGCTTCATCTTCATCTGTGCACTTTGAGCACCAATCTTCATACAAAATTCATATTATTGTCAATATACTTTCCACGTCTCGCGTACATTTCCAATATGCATTTTAAAAAACATAAACGACATAAGGAAAATCTCTTGTCAACCCTTGCTGTATTGTAGACAGTGTTCTCGCAATCAGGAAGAATGCTAATTGACCAAGGAGGTAGGTGATAATGCATGTTCCCATATGCCACCATCGAAAATGAATGTTGGTCATAGTTTGCAAGAAAGGCAGCACAAGCTCCAGATTTGGCTTTGAAAATATGAGCCTTTACGACGAAAACGAATGTGTGGTCAGAgttcttttttttgttttacacAAGGAAAGCTAGATAGCagaagaaaatatatataaacctCCTGATAGCTTCCGAGTGATATCACAGTTGGATCTCCGGATACTAGCGCTGGCTCACACAGCTTTATAGCTCTATGCAGATCTTTCAAATGACCCCATTTAGGTTGCCTCAACAGTCCTGTGCGTAAATAAGAAAAATCTAAGTTCTTATACTGAGTAGCACTCTAATTACTTTTAGAATATGTGCATAACAAAACCCGACACTTAATTCGAATTCAATCCAAAATCATTGGTGTAGTAATATACTCGCAGCTATTACAGTATTTACGAGGCATCAAGCTTCAACAAAACCCATCACCAGTGCATACCATATTCATCAAGAGGTGCATCATAATCATAGCTAGTTGCAATAAATGGACCACCAGCAGTCCTGCCAAAGTTTGTACCTCCATGATACTAATAAATAAGAACAGAGAATAACATTTAGCCAACCGATCACCACTTCTGTCTAGTAAGAGATTCAACTCGATTACCATGTAATAGTTGATGAAGGAGCCCCCCTTCTGAATGAATTTTGCGACAGAGAATGACAAGTCTTCAACTGGTCGATAAGGAACAGGTCCTCCAAATTCAGTAAACCTACAAAAAGTTGTAAAATATCAACTTCTCTTCAAAGCTTAGGTGTTGCTTCGAAACAGTATACATTCAGAAAGCTCATCAAATCATGAAATCACGTAAGAAGGGTTTCAATACTTACCAGCCAGTCCAGGCTTCAGTCCACATCTTGGGTTTTTGAACTTTATTGGGAGAGAAATAATCACAGTAGAAACCATTACAGGTGTTAATCTGCATGATAAAAACACATGTGACTCTGATATCATAGTCACTGATCATGACAGAATATGTTTGATAGCATGATAGGATTTCTGATGCAGTTAAGATACAACATTAAACGAATGAGACAAAATCCAAGATATGCCCGCTTCATTATGATGGTTATAACCAGAACAATAgcaagaaagggaaaccaaggCAATTTGGTTACCATATGGACAGAGGAAAGTTACGACATAATCGAATGTATTTGAAGTGCACAAATAGGGACCAGAACTGTGGCAAAGAATCCGAATGCAAAATAGGGAGATAAGAATATTTGAGCGAGGAAGAAATACTTACAATTGGATCGGGGGCATCATCTTGCTTGCACATGATCCACGGAACACCAGTGTCAAGATCCACAGCCATTTTGGCTGCCCATTCTGCATACGCACGGCCAGGTGCACCAAGTTCATATTCTACTGGTCCATACTCATTCTCAATCTATCAAACACAATGCAATTGGTTGAGTGCACTCCTACATTTCTTGTTGATACCTTAAAATCAGTGGTTCTTATTGATGTTGTGTTTCAAGTGTGGAAGAAAATGACTAAAATGTGACTGTTTTCAATAATACCTGGGATAGAATGATTGGGCCGCCTTGAGATTCATATAACTTTTCAGCTTTCACCATATTCACAATCTTGGCAGTGAATTTTCGCATCGCATCCTTTCATTTAGCATTTTCAAATTCAAAAGGGCACATAATCCAAATTCAGTCACAGTTATGATGCAGAAATATCTTAACAGAAGCCCATTAATGTGTCATAATGTCAGTTTTTCAACCTTAAAAGGCCCATTATTCGTCCTGAAACTAATGCCTGGGACATACTTTAACCAGACTGGAAATCCCCTGAAATAGGAACAAGAGGATACTCAAAAAATCAATACAgaaagttatttttttaaaaaagaattttATTATAGAGATTTACATTTGTATTTAGTAGCACAATACCCAAAGTTCCATTCAGCACAAGCATAGGGACCAATTCTGAGGTGAACATAAAGCCCTGCTTGCTGCACTAGCTTAATAAACTTCACCAAATCGTACCTCTCCTCAAAATAATACTGCCAAACCGAAAGAAAAAGCATTTCAACCACTGGAAAAACATGCAGttatatgaaataaaaaatgaaaaagttttgaaaaaagtTAACATCTCCAACTTACTTTCCCAGGTTCAGGTTCATGTCCATTCCAAAAAACATAagtttggatcacatccaagcCTCCTTCTTTCGCCTTCTGAATAAGATCTGGCCACATCTACAATTTGGCGAACCATGATCTAATGAACAACCCATTTTCTCAAAAGATGTCACACATCCAAGAGGGTACCAACAAAATGGAAACGAGTTCAAAGAGTTGGAAAAAGGGAGAGGAAAAATGTAAAGAAAGAAAACAGCCGTTCTGAGTGAAGACTCGCCATTCAAGAATCAATGTTGTAAAAGTACATTCGCAATAAATATACCTCTGGTGTGCTTCTAGGATAGTGAATGGATCCAGAAAATAAAATCCTCCTCTGCCCATTAATAGAAATAGCTCTATAATCATATGACACAGTAGCTGATCCCCAAGAAATCAATGAACTCAATAACACCATCACCACAAGTACGAATGCGCTGCACATTGCAATTTTCAATCCCATAACGGCACTTTTATCTCTGTTTTATTTAAATCACGAAAAATGGCCTCTGTTACACTCATTCATTCACTTATTCTTTCATCAGTTTCATCTCAGTGTCTCACCTTATTTCATACTTGTGTTTGAGAGAGAAAATGCACACTCAAGAAAAACAAGGCAAACAGCTGTCCTTGCCAGTCTCTAACCTCGACATTTCTACTTTATCCCTTTACCCGGGCAGCTCATAGCAAGTTTGAAACTTGCAAAATTTGTAGTTACAGACAAGCACCCAAAAAAGAATGAATTTTTAGAGAATAATGCGATGTAGGCCCCAATTCTACCCTTTTGAGACATACATGCCGACCTACGGCTCCAATCACTTTCTCCATTTTTCATGAATGGGTCCATGCTACCCCACTCGGATAATCTTCGGGTGGGGTATCAATGGCCCGATCTTTTTGTTGGTCAATTGATTTGATCTGCAAAATTGATGCGGGTCATTATTGTTTTGTATTCTCTCAAAAATTTCTCCAATCatagtttgagtttttaaaattctctatttttttatttttacattCCAAATTAGTTGAAGAATCAAAATTCAATCtcaccgttcataataaattttaggatgttttaaagctgctgtcaaaatatcagctcgatccgacagtTAGATtgtgatatatgattttttgaaatttgccGCGCAGCAGAAATCCGAGAGCCATGCACGGGCGCGCCTATCTGCATGAGCGCCCGCTCCAGTTGAGCAATTTTGAGCCTGGAGAAGTCAGAGAAGCATGCACGGGCGCCCCTATCTGCATGCGCGCCCGTGCCATCGCGAAAgtcacttttttttatttttcgggtAGGAAACCTTCGCACTTTCGTGgacttttatttattggatttaaagcacatataaaagggattctttGGCACACGAGAGAGGGGAGCGGCAGCCACATATCAGAGAAGATTTTGAGAGAGCTTCAACGTGAGATTAGAGAGAAGAATTGGGAGAGAAatatgttggaaaacgtgttcagatcaatcaagaattgatacccggtgcagcggaagtttaaaaattttattttattatatggaacgattccatatcaagggtatcaaaacttttacgattaaatatgtgtaagtaaaacaaataatcacaattaaatattttaccttaaaatctcgaagcgagattatggacactaaCAAaacttaatctgctcttcttgtaaatctcgggaaccgatggcgtcacgatcaatcaccgaaattaggtccactaacgaaaaacagaaaccctctgattgactgcactagaaatcaatcagaagttttacgtagagaataaacagatttgatctgttaattcggattgcaatttttcacaaaaatcacaagccgaattttctcaaaagggatagagaattcgaaaatcctcttgaataattatgcagtgtttttcgaaaattcaagactgaattgtgtataattttcgaacactgcatacctatttatagataatttctagactagattaagttataattgtattaggactctaacttcttagggcccacaatccataacttaagcccaacaagccaagcccgttgttatagaaattaatataaaattcatcgtgactccgattgataaactgatttcaccaatgtgcacagaaaccatttctgcatcttttagagtcaagataatttttctgaatctgaattcagtgatttccaaaaatgctcatccctatatcattttaggaaatcccactcccttttagttaagaagtccaacttctctttcattaaatttaactctttaaatttaactatctctacggggttttagtaatccattacttgtgtaaccctcaatggttcagggatacagctagctgtgggctcacaactccttgtgactcggaacaacaatttccgacttacccatcgaatcatggtaagagcgtctagcaacatcgccccatgatttcctaggtatcactgatagtgcctgcaagaaccagtagattttggttagcgtacagtacagttccttcatccaaatatcccgatcgaatcaacaaccattggtatatcgagagttgttcgagattcgataactatacaatgcatcttgaagatcaaatagtgacatcgcatgtgctactaggaaccaagtaacctaaatcacatcgagtactctggccagagatttgtcacactaatatctcctcagatcgcataggatatccacactcgcaagtatgtggtgaatccttgacaacaaagcatcgactcctatatgtgtcgtaactgtacccaatcccgacacctgatgaccccaatagagtcggtaaacgagtcaaagtatagtactagcatataaagtctcaatgatgtttcaagtaataaggactaatgatgtacaaccaaaaccgcggactttatccactcgataagtgataaccacttggaaagtccgaatagggtagttcgatcattcatcatatgaatatctatttgcatgctttgaacatctccatgttcattaccaatgaaacgtggtacttgacatcacaaatgctagtctcaatctcgagcgatccttatccttatttgcggacggctcaattgactaggaactgtttagaatatacagtgactataagatgtgtttcataatagtgatctctctttattcactatctcatcttacttacactatagtatattcaaggtctttatcaaaacagtaatagtatatcacaatataacaatatgaagaaaaataaagaaaatgtcattaatgaatataaattatattaaacaaagattgtttatacatagagtcataaaagccctttagccacaagttggctaaccgggcacccactctttcaaaatatACACAAAAATTTGAAGAACATCATAGGAACAAAGACGAAAATCGATCGATTGGACACGACGTCACatattcggatttgttttctttctttcgaatttatattattgatttgatatttagtttcatgaacatgatttggttttatttattttttatcatgaactaaattttcttagtctagagaTTTGATGTAGCCTAGTTGAGACGCTTCTAcaactttttaattttattggattgaattctcctagattaattatttttttagaattgattgtattttcaattacttgataactaattgaattgtcatatttattcaaaatcatTGCTCGGAAGAGGGGAGTTtcaataggaccaatagaaattacaccgttaattgtttatatagctcgggagagtatataacgtTAATGGAGTCTGaggaagaacattgttttacacatatcactaagattagatttttaatagggatattagaattgaatcTTATTTGATACATATTATTTATTGCTCGTaagagggaaataatacacttaagtgttcttggctattaattgaatgaaactcatgaaattaagttaattaggagtagttgttgtcgaaataaggtgaaatcaaaatctatagaccattttctctcattgatatttttCTGAAGTTGTGTGCGCGCTTTTctaaaattttctgaatttatttaagttcaaaacaaaaaatatttatttaattttctagataaattttaaactattttaattacagttACTGAATAATTTTTacattactcctcgtgggatcgacactctactaattatatattaaaacttgacaccgtgcagtTGCGGGCACAAAATCACGCAACAGTAACCATTTGCCACAACAGAAATTATACCCTGATGTCGGTCTGAGATTATTATTAGCTCTTCATCATCTGGTACCAATTCTTGTAACTTCAACATGAACCATGTCCATGACTCCACAGTCTCGGAGTCGAAAACATCCCATGCAATAGGAAATTGGTGAAATTCACCATCTTGTGTTGTAGCAACAAGCAAAACACCATTGTACTTGCCCTTTAGAAAAGTTCCATCAACTGCAACTACTTTTCGCATGAATTTATATCCATTTATACAATCAAGATATGCTAAGAACATGTATCTAAACCTATTATTATCATCAACAACAAGATGTGTGATGCTACCTGGATTTACCTGCTTGACCATGTTTAaatatgaaggcaacatatgGAAACTCTCATCAGGATCACCTCTTACCTGATTAAGTGTTAGTTCTTTACCTTTCCAAGCCTTGTAATAGGTGATATTAATACCCCTATTCTGCATCATTTTCATTATTGTTTTAGGTGTTGGGGTGACCTGTTGCCCACTAAAATTCTCTAGAAACATCTTTGATACTACAACAGCATCGCTTGGCGATGTCTTTTACGTTTGTCAGCAAGATCATAAGTGTGTGTATTGCAATACTTCCGAATGGAGAATCGGGTCGACTTCGTTTTTTTTTGAAACCCGTCCTCTCTAGCTGCATTTATCACTTACATATTTGattgagtaaagtgatttacaCTACAAGAATAATGACATTTTGCGACGTGTAGCGCGCTAAGCATCGCGGAATGTGCACTTTTGGCGACGATTATTATGCTATGCGTCGCTAAAGGATCAAACATAGTGCGGGAATGTTCGCGGCATTTTTTTGTGTCTTTTGGCGACGCAACAAAGTTAATACGTCGCGAAATAATGAATCGTCCGAACATTCAGAAACACAAAATATCTTTTGGCGACAAAACAAATTTAAAGCATCGCAGAATGATAATCAGTCCGATCATTCCGCGACACAGAATAATAATTCGTCGCAGAATGATCGGACGAAACACAACCTCATTTTCATTTCGCTACGCATTTCAAGTTCTCTAACGTATAATTTTTCAACTTTTCATatcacattttaaaaaaaatattatcaaaacttttattcaataattacattaaatttatttttatgagcctaaattttatgatttaataatTTACCCTTTTTTcgtttttataatatatagttattttaaaaattatatgtttaattatgttaatATTATTTGTAAATAATTATTCCGAATCAAAATAATTtgatataataattttaaaacatttgatataaaaaatatataaaattttagtcaaatttaaaatttgttttttttacccGATTCCACGAAAATAATCCTTTTTATatagtttcaaaaaaaaatcctttttatatataaaataatcaatttcaaaataataataatttagcaAGGCAAATTATTGGGCCCTAATCTCTCCCACCAAAAGTATTCGCTCTCCCGCCTCATCAAAATCCCCAATCCTCGTCGAAGCCGACGTCCAGATTCCTCATCGTCCAAGCTGGAGAAGTGGAGTTTACCTCTCACCCAAACTGCGAAAGTGGAGTTTCTGCGATTTCATAGTTCTCAATTCTTTAGTTTTTTCCTGCGATTTTATGCGTAGTGGAGTTTCTGCGATTTCATAGCTCTcgattctttattttttttcttgcgaTTTTATGTGCTATGTTTTTAATTTTCTGTCGTGTCTTCTTTGTTACAAAAGGTTTTTTGGGTTGCTTGTCGCTTTAAAACTTGTGCATTTTGGGAATCTAATTTTTATGaaacttttattttttaattaataattaactaTATGTAGTTTTGTGACAAAATTTATAGTGGGCGAATTTAAATATGGTGGGAATTGGGGTTATTTTTAGGATTCACAAAGCGATACATATTTGAAGAAAGAAATCAATTCAAGAAAAGGATCACCAACAAGTAGTTTGTTGGATCGGCGAATTGGACTTCAGCTTTGgcattatttttcttttatgaTTGACAATTCTAGTAAATTTCCTCTACCAAATTGTGCGGCTTGTGGATTGGAATGATTTTTGTTGTATATGAAACTCTTATATTGTATTTGGTCCATTTTTTTTAGACTTGTAAATATTTTGACAAAATCAATATCATGTTAAGAAATATGGGTATTTCTTTTTCGGGATTGTCCATTTGTATGCAAATTATTATtgtttcttttcagaaagttggTCTGTTTGACTTTTTTTTGGTTGTTTATGGAAACACTTAAAAAGTAAGGATAATGTCTGTAAGGAAATAatagttgcacataaacagtttgaggtgttgtcacaaggtgttgacaacacctactataacaccttgagtaatttgcagcggaatataagtTAAGcgtgtataaaataaataagtaatcaaataaatagactcaattgaattaagcaagagtataaatactcttgcagcgcctcagggcaaaacttcactagaaaactttcacAGAGTGTTACAAACCCTAATACTAGTGACTATTGTAACAATCAATTTCTCAagacaagtgagaaaataaataataaagtttCTCCTAAAAAGCATtctatatgtaatagaataaaaaaaacagAATAAGGAAAAAAACTCTTGAAGCCAAAACACGTGAGTAGCACACTTTTTTGATCAACAATCTCCGAATTGTTCTTCACGGCTTCAAGCACTATGTTCAACCGTCAAGCTTCAGCAGTTCTATGAAGTATTCTATATATTTGTTAAAACTCGCGGTCTTTCAATAATCGATCCCTTCACTGTAGGCGTAGTCATCAATAAATAGGGCAAGAGTCCTTCTTTAGAATGTTTCCATGTAGGTGCAGGACTCTAGATCTTGATCAAGGCAAATCTACACAATACAGAATTAAATCAATAGATATTAGATAACATAATATTCTGATACCTTTAACTAAATCAAGTTATTCAAGGAATTAaataacttcatgtccaagaaaggcaaaagataattaataaaatctttttcaaaat
Proteins encoded:
- the LOC140880098 gene encoding beta-galactosidase-like isoform X1, producing the protein MGLKIAMCSAFVLVVMVLLSSLISWGSATVSYDYRAISINGQRRILFSGSIHYPRSTPEMWPDLIQKAKEGGLDVIQTYVFWNGHEPEPGKYYFEERYDLVKFIKLVQQAGLYVHLRIGPYACAEWNFGGFPVWLKYVPGISFRTNNGPFKDAMRKFTAKIVNMVKAEKLYESQGGPIILSQIENEYGPVEYELGAPGRAYAEWAAKMAVDLDTGVPWIMCKQDDAPDPIINTCNGFYCDYFSPNKVQKPKMWTEAWTGWFTEFGGPVPYRPVEDLSFSVAKFIQKGGSFINYYMYHGGTNFGRTAGGPFIATSYDYDAPLDEYGLLRQPKWGHLKDLHRAIKLCEPALVSGDPTVISLGSYQEAHIFKAKSGACAAFLANYDQHSFSMVAYGNMHYHLPPWSISILPDCENTVYNTARIGAQSAQMKMKPVVKGFSWLTYNEEISSSNESFFTTIGLMEQINTTRDNTDYLWYLTEVEIDPNEGFLTDEKWPILTVLSAGHALHVFIEEKLTGTAYGSLENPRLTFSQEVKLSSGINKLSLLSIAVGLPNVGPHFETWNAGVLGPVSLSGLNEGKRDLTWQKWSYKVGLKGEALNLHSLSGSSTVEWIESAYVTERQPLMWYKATFDSLDGNEPLAIDMNTMSKGQVWINGQSIGRYWNQYKALGGNCSACNYSGWFDEKKCLSNCNEASQRWYHVPRSWLYPSGNLLVVFEEWGGNPDGILLAKREVESVCANIYEWQPTLVNWQMKASGKVNEPLPPKAHLSCAPGQKISSIKFASFGTPEGFCGNFSQGSCHAFHSYDVFEQYCVGLQTCSVPIALEIFGEDPCPDVMKKLFVEAICT
- the LOC140880098 gene encoding beta-galactosidase-like isoform X2, with amino-acid sequence MGFPVWLKYVPGISFRTNNGPFKDAMRKFTAKIVNMVKAEKLYESQGGPIILSQIENEYGPVEYELGAPGRAYAEWAAKMAVDLDTGVPWIMCKQDDAPDPIINTCNGFYCDYFSPNKVQKPKMWTEAWTGWFTEFGGPVPYRPVEDLSFSVAKFIQKGGSFINYYMYHGGTNFGRTAGGPFIATSYDYDAPLDEYGLLRQPKWGHLKDLHRAIKLCEPALVSGDPTVISLGSYQEAHIFKAKSGACAAFLANYDQHSFSMVAYGNMHYHLPPWSISILPDCENTVYNTARIGAQSAQMKMKPVVKGFSWLTYNEEISSSNESFFTTIGLMEQINTTRDNTDYLWYLTEVEIDPNEGFLTDEKWPILTVLSAGHALHVFIEEKLTGTAYGSLENPRLTFSQEVKLSSGINKLSLLSIAVGLPNVGPHFETWNAGVLGPVSLSGLNEGKRDLTWQKWSYKVGLKGEALNLHSLSGSSTVEWIESAYVTERQPLMWYKATFDSLDGNEPLAIDMNTMSKGQVWINGQSIGRYWNQYKALGGNCSACNYSGWFDEKKCLSNCNEASQRWYHVPRSWLYPSGNLLVVFEEWGGNPDGILLAKREVESVCANIYEWQPTLVNWQMKASGKVNEPLPPKAHLSCAPGQKISSIKFASFGTPEGFCGNFSQGSCHAFHSYDVFEQYCVGLQTCSVPIALEIFGEDPCPDVMKKLFVEAICT
- the LOC140880098 gene encoding beta-galactosidase-like isoform X3; this encodes MGLKIAMCSAFVLVVMVLLSSLISWGSATVSYDYRAISINGQRRILFSGSIHYPRSTPEMWPDLIQKAKEGGLDVIQTYVFWNGHEPEPGKYYFEERYDLVKFIKLVQQAGLYVHLRIGPYACAEWNFGGFPVWLKYVPGISFRTNNGPFKDAMRKFTAKIVNMVKAEKLYESQGGPIILSQIENEYGPVEYELGAPGRAYAEWAAKMAVDLDTGVPWIMCKQDDAPDPIINTCNGFYCDYFSPNKVQKPKMWTEAWTGWFTEFGGPVPYRPVEDLSFSVAKFIQKGGSFINYYMYHGGTNFGRTAGGPFIATSYDYDAPLDEYGLLRQPKWGHLKDLHRAIKLCEPALVSGDPTVISLGSYQEAHIFKAKSGACAAFLANYDQHSFSMVAYGNMHYHLPPWSISILPDCENTVYNTARIGAQSAQMKMKPVVKGFSWLTYNEEISSSNESFFTTIGLMEQINTTRDNTDYLWYLTEVEIDPNEGFLTDEKWPILTVLSAGHALHVFIEEKLTGTAYGSLENPRLTFSQEVKLSSGINKLSLLSIAVGLPNVGPHFETWNAGVLGPVSLSGLNEGKRDLTWQKWSYKVGLKGEALNLHSLSGSSTVEWIESAYVTERQPLMWYKVSCPSVMALSIGKSIGCV